The Streptomyces sp. NBC_01275 genome has a segment encoding these proteins:
- a CDS encoding SigE family RNA polymerase sigma factor, which produces MAQGEVLEFEEYVRTRQDALLRSARRLVPDPVDAQDLLQTALARTYGRWDGIADKRLADAYLRRVMINTRTEWWRARKLEEVPTEQLPDASVDDSTEQHADRALLMDAMKVLAPKQRSVVVLRHWEQMSTEETAAALGMSAGTVKSTLHRALARLREELEARDLDARALEREERERCVAA; this is translated from the coding sequence ATGGCGCAGGGCGAGGTGCTCGAGTTCGAGGAGTATGTCCGCACCCGACAGGACGCGCTGCTGCGCAGCGCCCGTCGGCTGGTCCCGGACCCCGTCGACGCACAGGACCTCCTGCAGACGGCGCTGGCGCGGACGTACGGCCGCTGGGACGGCATCGCGGACAAGCGGCTCGCGGACGCCTATCTGCGCCGGGTGATGATCAACACGCGGACCGAGTGGTGGCGGGCCCGCAAGCTCGAGGAAGTGCCCACCGAGCAGCTCCCGGACGCGTCCGTGGACGACTCCACCGAGCAGCACGCGGACCGCGCCCTGCTGATGGACGCGATGAAGGTGCTCGCTCCGAAGCAGCGCAGCGTCGTGGTGCTGCGACACTGGGAGCAGATGTCCACGGAGGAGACGGCCGCAGCCCTCGGCATGTCGGCGGGAACGGTCAAGAGCACGCTGCACCGGGCGCTCGCCCGGCTCCGCGAGGAGCTGGAAGCCCGCGATCTGGACGCACGCGCGCTGGAGCGTGAGGAGCGGGAGCGTTGCGTGGCGGCCTGA
- a CDS encoding A/G-specific adenine glycosylase, whose amino-acid sequence MTAPTKPPYSRPADDVSGPPPAERPTPGTVPRIPGEASGADLHSPVIGWFDEHARDLPWRRPEAGAWGVLVSEFMLQQTPVSRVLPVYEQWLARWPRPADLAAEAPGEAVRAWGRLGYPRRALRLHGASVAITERHGGDVPSDHAQLLALPGIGEYTAAAVASFAYGRRHAVLDTNVRRVFARAVTGVQYPPNATTAAERKLARALLPDDEETAARWAAASMELGALVCTAKNETCVRCPIAGQCAWRLAGKPEHDGPPRRGQTYAGTDRQVRGKLLAVLREAHAPVPQAALDRVWHEPVQRARALDGLVADGLVEPLQGGLYRLPLT is encoded by the coding sequence ATGACTGCGCCCACGAAGCCCCCGTACAGCCGTCCCGCCGACGACGTCTCCGGCCCGCCGCCCGCCGAGCGGCCGACCCCCGGAACGGTCCCCAGGATCCCCGGCGAGGCGTCCGGAGCCGACCTGCACTCCCCCGTCATCGGCTGGTTCGACGAGCACGCCCGCGACCTGCCGTGGCGGCGCCCCGAGGCCGGCGCGTGGGGCGTGCTGGTCAGCGAGTTCATGCTCCAGCAGACGCCGGTCAGCCGCGTCCTGCCGGTCTACGAGCAGTGGCTCGCCCGCTGGCCGCGCCCCGCCGACCTGGCCGCGGAGGCCCCCGGCGAGGCCGTACGCGCGTGGGGACGGCTCGGCTACCCGCGCCGCGCCCTGCGGCTGCACGGGGCGTCGGTGGCCATAACGGAACGGCACGGCGGCGACGTACCGTCGGACCACGCGCAGCTCCTGGCACTGCCCGGCATCGGCGAGTACACGGCCGCGGCCGTCGCCTCCTTCGCCTACGGCCGACGGCACGCCGTCCTGGACACCAACGTCCGGCGGGTCTTCGCGCGCGCGGTGACCGGCGTGCAGTATCCGCCGAACGCCACCACGGCGGCCGAGCGCAAGCTGGCCCGCGCCCTGCTGCCCGACGACGAGGAGACCGCCGCCCGCTGGGCCGCCGCGTCCATGGAGCTCGGCGCGCTGGTCTGCACGGCGAAGAACGAGACGTGCGTGCGCTGCCCGATCGCCGGACAGTGCGCGTGGCGGCTCGCGGGCAAGCCGGAGCACGACGGACCGCCGCGCCGCGGCCAGACGTACGCCGGCACCGACCGGCAGGTCCGCGGCAAGCTGCTGGCCGTCCTGAGGGAGGCGCACGCGCCCGTGCCGCAGGCGGCCCTGGACCGCGTGTGGCACGAGCCGGTGCAACGCGCGCGTGCGCTGGACGGCCTCGTCGCGGACGGCCTGGTGGAGCCGCTGCAAGGCGGGCTGTACCGCCTGCCGCTGACCTGA
- the disA gene encoding DNA integrity scanning diadenylate cyclase DisA translates to MAANDRAAAPGKSGGSSGADGLMRAALSAVAPGTALRDGLERVLRGNTGGLIVLGSDKTVETMCTGGFVLDVEFTATRLRELCKLDGGIVVSSDLSKILRAGVQLVPDPTIPTEETGTRHRTADRVSKQVDFTVVSVSQSMRLIALYVDGQRRVLEDSAAILSRANQALATLERYKLRLDEVAGTLSALEIEDLVTVRDVSAVAQRLEMVRRIATEIAEYVVELGTDGRLLALQLDELIAGVEPERELVVRDYVPEPTAKRSRTVDEALYELNALTHAELLEMSTVARAMGYTGSPEALDSAVSPRGFRLLAKVPRLPGAIIDRLVEHFGSLQKLLAASVDDLQTVDGVGEARARSVREGLSRLAESSILERYV, encoded by the coding sequence GTGGCAGCCAACGACCGGGCGGCAGCTCCCGGAAAGTCTGGTGGGAGTTCCGGCGCCGACGGCCTGATGCGCGCCGCGCTGAGCGCGGTGGCCCCCGGGACGGCCCTGCGCGACGGCCTGGAGCGGGTCCTGCGCGGCAACACCGGCGGGCTCATCGTGCTGGGCTCCGACAAGACCGTCGAGACGATGTGCACGGGCGGATTCGTCCTGGACGTCGAGTTCACGGCCACGCGCCTGCGTGAGCTGTGCAAGCTCGACGGCGGCATCGTGGTCTCCTCCGACCTGTCGAAGATCCTGCGGGCCGGCGTCCAGCTGGTGCCGGACCCCACGATCCCCACGGAGGAGACGGGCACCCGGCACCGTACGGCGGACCGGGTCAGCAAGCAGGTGGACTTCACCGTCGTGTCGGTCTCCCAGTCCATGCGCCTGATCGCCCTGTACGTCGACGGACAGCGCCGCGTCCTGGAGGACTCGGCGGCTATCCTGTCCCGCGCGAACCAGGCCCTGGCCACCCTGGAGCGCTACAAGCTCCGCCTGGACGAGGTCGCGGGCACGTTGTCGGCGCTGGAGATCGAGGACCTGGTCACGGTCCGGGACGTCTCCGCGGTGGCCCAGCGCCTGGAGATGGTGCGCCGCATCGCCACCGAAATCGCCGAATACGTGGTCGAACTGGGCACGGACGGGCGTCTGCTCGCCCTCCAGCTCGACGAGTTGATCGCCGGCGTGGAGCCGGAGCGCGAGCTGGTGGTCCGGGACTACGTTCCGGAGCCCACCGCCAAGCGCTCCCGCACGGTCGACGAGGCGCTGTACGAGCTGAACGCGCTCACCCACGCCGAACTCCTCGAAATGTCCACGGTGGCCCGCGCCATGGGCTACACCGGCTCCCCCGAGGCTCTCGACTCGGCCGTCTCACCGCGCGGCTTCCGCCTCCTGGCCAAGGTCCCGCGCCTCCCGGGTGCGATCATCGACCGGCTCGTCGAGCACTTCGGCAGCCTGCAGAAGCTCCTCGCCGCGAGCGTCGACGACCTCCAGACGGTGGACGGCGTCGGCGAGGCCCGAGCCCGCAGCGTCCGCGAGGGCCTGTCCCGTCTGGCGGAGTCGTCGATCCTGGAGCGGTACGTCTGA
- the radA gene encoding DNA repair protein RadA, producing the protein MATRTKTAKDRPSYRCTECGWQTAKWLGRCPECQAWGTVEEYGAPAVRTTAPGRVTTSAVPIGQVDGRQATARSTGVPELDRVLGGGLVPGAVVLLAGEPGVGKSTLLLDVAAKAASAEHRTLYVTGEESASQVRLRADRIGAIDDDLYLAAETDLAAVLGHLDAVKPSLLIVDSVQTVASPEIDGAPGGMAQVREVAGALIRASKERGMSTLLVGHVTKDGAIAGPRLLEHLVDVVLSFEGDRHARLRLVRGVKNRYGATDEVGCFELHDEGITGLTDPSGLFLTRRDEPVPGTCLTVTLEGRRPLVAEVQALTVDSQIPSPRRTTSGLETSRVSMMLAVLEQRGRISALGKRDIYSATVGGVKLSEPAADLAIALALASAASDTPLPKNLVAIGEVGLAGEVRRVTGVQRRLSEAHRLGFTHALVPGDPGKVPAGMKVLEVADIGDALRVLPRSRRREAPREAEDRR; encoded by the coding sequence ATGGCCACCCGTACGAAGACCGCCAAGGACCGTCCGTCCTACCGCTGCACGGAATGCGGCTGGCAGACGGCCAAATGGCTCGGCCGCTGCCCCGAGTGCCAGGCCTGGGGGACGGTCGAGGAGTACGGCGCGCCCGCGGTGCGCACGACGGCGCCGGGCCGCGTCACCACCTCCGCCGTGCCCATCGGCCAGGTCGACGGCCGTCAGGCCACCGCCCGCTCCACCGGCGTGCCCGAGCTGGACCGGGTGCTCGGCGGCGGACTGGTCCCCGGCGCGGTCGTCCTGCTCGCGGGCGAGCCCGGCGTCGGCAAGTCGACCCTTCTGCTGGACGTGGCGGCCAAGGCGGCGAGCGCCGAGCACCGCACGCTGTATGTGACGGGCGAGGAGTCGGCGTCCCAGGTCCGGCTGCGCGCCGACCGGATCGGCGCGATCGACGACGACCTGTATCTGGCCGCCGAGACCGATCTGGCGGCTGTCCTCGGCCACTTGGACGCGGTGAAGCCGTCGCTGCTGATCGTGGACTCCGTGCAGACGGTGGCCTCCCCGGAGATCGACGGAGCCCCGGGCGGCATGGCCCAGGTCCGCGAGGTCGCCGGCGCCCTGATCCGCGCCTCCAAGGAACGCGGCATGTCCACGCTCCTGGTGGGACATGTCACCAAGGACGGCGCGATCGCCGGCCCCCGCCTGCTGGAACACCTGGTGGACGTCGTCCTGAGCTTCGAGGGCGACCGGCACGCGCGCCTGCGTCTCGTCCGGGGCGTGAAGAACCGCTACGGCGCCACCGACGAGGTCGGCTGCTTCGAACTGCACGACGAGGGCATCACGGGCCTCACCGACCCGAGCGGCCTCTTCCTGACCCGTCGTGACGAACCGGTCCCGGGCACCTGTCTGACGGTCACCTTGGAGGGCCGCCGCCCGCTCGTCGCGGAGGTCCAGGCCCTCACCGTCGACTCGCAGATCCCCTCCCCGCGCCGGACGACCTCCGGTCTGGAGACGTCCCGGGTCTCGATGATGCTCGCCGTCCTGGAGCAGCGCGGCCGGATCAGCGCCCTGGGCAAACGGGACATCTACTCGGCGACGGTCGGCGGGGTGAAGCTCTCGGAGCCCGCCGCGGACCTGGCGATCGCCCTCGCGCTGGCCTCCGCCGCGAGCGACACCCCACTGCCGAAGAACCTCGTCGCGATCGGCGAAGTAGGCCTCGCGGGCGAGGTCAGACGGGTCACGGGCGTCCAGCGCAGGCTCTCCGAAGCCCACCGTCTGGGCTTCACGCACGCGCTCGTGCCGGGCGACCCCGGCAAGGTCCCGGCCGGCATGAAGGTCCTGGAAGTCGCGGACATAGGGGACGCTCTGCGGGTGCTGCCGCGGTCCCGTCGCCGAGAGGCCCCACGGGAAGCGGAGGACCGCCGGTAG
- a CDS encoding Ppx/GppA phosphatase family protein, whose product MRLGVLDVGSNTVHLLVVDAHPGARPLPAHSHKAELRLAQLLDEDGAIGPEGVDKLVTVVHEALQAAEDKGVEDLLPFATSAVREASNADDVLARVQTETGVELQVLSGAEEARLTFLAARRWFGWSAGKLLVLDIGGGSLEIAYGIDEEPDKAVSLPLGAGRLTAGWLPGDPPEPEDIRALRRHARAQIARTVGEFSRFGAPDRVVATSKTFKQLARIAGAARSTEGVFAQRELKRESLEAWVPRLAGMTTAQRTALPGVSEGRANQLLAGALVAEGTMDLFGVETLEICPWALREGVILRRLDHMGSV is encoded by the coding sequence ATGAGACTCGGTGTCCTCGACGTGGGATCGAACACGGTGCATCTGCTGGTCGTGGATGCGCACCCGGGCGCGCGCCCCCTGCCCGCGCACTCGCACAAGGCGGAGCTGCGCCTTGCCCAACTCCTCGACGAGGACGGAGCGATCGGCCCCGAGGGCGTCGACAAACTGGTCACCGTCGTCCACGAGGCGCTCCAGGCGGCCGAGGACAAGGGCGTCGAGGACCTGCTGCCGTTCGCGACCTCCGCCGTGCGCGAGGCCAGCAACGCCGACGACGTCCTCGCGCGCGTGCAGACCGAGACCGGCGTCGAGCTCCAGGTCCTCAGCGGCGCCGAAGAGGCCCGCCTCACCTTCCTCGCGGCCCGCCGCTGGTTCGGCTGGTCGGCCGGAAAACTCCTGGTCCTGGACATCGGCGGCGGCTCCCTGGAGATCGCCTACGGCATCGACGAGGAGCCCGACAAGGCCGTGTCCCTGCCGCTGGGCGCCGGCCGCCTCACCGCGGGCTGGCTGCCCGGCGACCCGCCCGAACCCGAGGACATAAGGGCCCTGCGCCGGCACGCCCGCGCGCAGATCGCCCGTACGGTGGGGGAGTTCAGCCGGTTCGGCGCCCCCGACCGGGTCGTCGCCACGTCGAAGACCTTCAAGCAGCTCGCCCGCATCGCCGGCGCCGCCCGCTCCACCGAGGGCGTCTTCGCCCAGCGCGAGCTCAAGCGCGAGTCCCTGGAGGCCTGGGTGCCCCGGCTGGCCGGCATGACCACCGCCCAGCGCACCGCGCTCCCGGGCGTCTCCGAGGGTCGAGCCAACCAGCTGCTCGCCGGCGCGCTGGTCGCCGAGGGCACGATGGACCTCTTCGGCGTGGAGACGCTGGAGATCTGCCCGTGGGCGCTGCGAGAGGGCGTGATCCTGCGCCGACTCGACCACATGGGCTCGGTGTAG